A region of Marnyiella aurantia DNA encodes the following proteins:
- a CDS encoding SdpI family protein yields MLSAILSSVRWNKIEAENKNLIRKMNFENPLFLLPILVGPIFMIAGIVMLLFPPKKINYLYGYRTKNSMKNINNWNFAQNYSAKIMIWSGFVFSLTSLIGINIKGNEFIQLIIALCLMFLLCAIIFYLTERKLRQKFE; encoded by the coding sequence CAAAATTGAAGCTGAAAATAAAAATCTAATTCGTAAAATGAATTTTGAAAATCCTCTTTTTCTTTTACCGATTTTAGTTGGGCCAATTTTTATGATTGCAGGAATTGTAATGTTATTATTTCCTCCGAAAAAAATTAATTATTTGTATGGTTATCGGACAAAGAATTCAATGAAAAACATTAACAATTGGAATTTTGCCCAAAATTACTCTGCTAAAATTATGATTTGGTCAGGCTTTGTTTTTTCTTTGACTTCATTAATTGGAATTAATATTAAAGGAAATGAATTTATTCAGTTGATTATTGCGTTATGTTTAATGTTTTTATTGTGCGCAATTATCTTCTATCTGACTGAAAGAAAATTGAGACAAAAATTTGAATAA